A window of the Petrotoga sp. 9PWA.NaAc.5.4 genome harbors these coding sequences:
- a CDS encoding MnhB domain-containing protein: MKNFFILSLLICIFILIVSNLTIGDAKSFYNPLDILNENGSTNMVSAIVLDYRVYDTLFEILVFTVAVIGVSEFMKKIPISETNNQNTTYETSIIKVITPILFQIMVLTSLYIAITGHLAPGGGFAAGTILGTAFLAVSFVRQTDEIEEIFLNSQIEKAKMLVPLAIIVYGLMGYIWGNNFFSNFNNAGTPGKLTSGGSAIILNFLILFEVFGGTWTILYRFLKHRGLL; this comes from the coding sequence ATGAAAAATTTTTTCATTCTCTCTTTGCTTATATGCATTTTTATCCTAATAGTATCGAATTTAACGATTGGAGATGCAAAAAGTTTTTATAATCCTTTAGACATTTTGAACGAAAATGGATCAACCAATATGGTTTCAGCGATTGTTCTAGATTATAGAGTATACGATACTCTTTTTGAAATATTAGTTTTCACAGTCGCAGTTATAGGAGTATCTGAGTTTATGAAGAAAATACCCATTTCAGAAACGAATAATCAAAATACTACATATGAAACTTCAATTATAAAAGTAATCACACCTATATTATTTCAAATAATGGTTTTAACCTCACTATATATTGCTATAACAGGACACCTTGCTCCAGGAGGAGGATTTGCCGCGGGAACAATTTTAGGAACTGCATTTTTAGCTGTATCCTTTGTAAGACAAACTGATGAAATAGAAGAAATATTCCTTAATTCCCAAATTGAAAAAGCAAAAATGTTAGTACCTTTAGCAATAATTGTTTATGGTCTTATGGGTTATATTTGGGGAAATAATTTTTTCTCTAACTTTAATAATGCAGGCACTCCAGGAAAATTAACGAGTGGAGGTTCAGCAATAATATTGAACTTTTTAATATTGTTTGAAGTATTTGGAGGAACTTGGACAATACTATATAGATTTTTAAAACACAGAGGTTTATTATGA
- a CDS encoding complex I subunit 5 family protein, with product MFLLLTLIPMSFGVLAYLFKKKANILVLISSILTFVFAIFSPVQTMVIGGHNVLNGIEFSFDIISKTLVISFSIFSLISFFRIRKIYDNVFFSLWLLLIGSINGFFSSRDFFNLYVHLELASISVFLLLSYDKKETKVWSSLKYMIMSIVALNFYLIGVGILYSYSGTLNIYLNVNNGLNPVAFSFIATGILIKSGLFFLSGWLPDAHTQAVKGISPILSGMIVKLSLFILYLLIPSLTIEMKNFLFGFAIISSVCSSIFTLMQNDLKRFLAYSTMTQMSYALLVILSNPNLFPHFIIFHMFSKGFLFMIIEDVYEETGTKDIHKLKGKSIDLLFFIIFTFFLLNLSGLFPFSLFFIKDSSNLSIFIDINIFICGMYFYKIISIFTIDKNKFSLKYWYILIFMILNIYLIVYYFFNFNYVIPVLKILFQYLLFSLGVLTFITFKDRVTIKDVEIYNFKNSFIYQILFLLISLMFIR from the coding sequence ATGTTTTTGCTTTTGACTTTGATACCAATGTCTTTTGGAGTTTTAGCATATTTATTTAAAAAAAAGGCAAATATTTTAGTTCTGATTTCTTCCATATTAACTTTTGTATTTGCTATATTTTCCCCTGTACAAACTATGGTGATTGGTGGTCATAATGTTTTAAACGGTATAGAATTTAGCTTTGACATAATTAGTAAAACATTAGTTATTTCTTTTTCAATATTTTCGCTTATTTCTTTTTTTAGAATAAGAAAGATATATGATAATGTTTTCTTCTCACTATGGCTGCTTTTAATAGGAAGTATAAACGGCTTTTTCTCAAGTAGAGACTTCTTTAATCTATATGTTCACTTAGAACTTGCGTCAATATCAGTATTCTTGCTATTATCTTACGATAAAAAAGAAACAAAAGTGTGGTCTTCTTTAAAATATATGATAATGAGTATAGTTGCTTTAAATTTCTATTTGATTGGAGTAGGAATATTATATTCTTATTCGGGAACTTTAAATATATATCTTAATGTAAATAATGGACTAAATCCTGTTGCCTTCAGCTTTATAGCTACAGGCATTTTAATTAAGAGCGGTTTATTTTTTCTATCGGGCTGGTTACCTGATGCTCACACACAAGCAGTTAAAGGTATTTCTCCAATTCTTTCCGGAATGATTGTTAAGCTTTCGTTATTTATTTTATATCTTCTTATACCATCTTTAACTATAGAGATGAAGAACTTTTTATTTGGATTTGCAATTATTTCTTCGGTATGTTCTTCTATTTTTACATTAATGCAAAACGATTTAAAAAGATTTTTGGCCTATTCAACTATGACTCAAATGAGCTATGCATTACTCGTAATTTTATCGAATCCGAATCTTTTTCCACATTTTATAATTTTTCACATGTTTAGTAAAGGGTTCCTGTTCATGATTATAGAAGACGTATATGAAGAAACCGGAACTAAAGATATACATAAATTAAAGGGAAAGTCGATAGATCTTTTATTTTTTATAATTTTCACCTTTTTCTTGTTGAATTTAAGCGGTCTGTTCCCTTTTAGTTTATTTTTTATAAAAGATAGTTCAAATTTATCAATATTCATTGATATCAATATTTTTATATGTGGTATGTATTTTTATAAAATTATAAGCATCTTTACTATCGATAAGAATAAATTTTCTTTAAAATACTGGTATATTTTGATTTTTATGATTTTAAATATTTACCTAATTGTATATTACTTTTTTAACTTTAATTATGTCATACCGGTTTTAAAGATTTTATTTCAGTATTTGCTTTTTTCTTTAGGAGTTTTGACTTTTATAACATTCAAAGATAGAGTCACCATAAAAGATGTAGAAATCTATAATTTTAAAAACAGCTTCATTTATCAAATATTATTTCTGTTAATCTCTTTGATGTTTATTAGATAG
- the arcA gene encoding arginine deiminase: MKISIYSEIGKLEKILLHRPGNELENLSPYYLSDLLFDDIPYLEKAQQEHDYFANLLQRNGVEVLYLTKLLKETLEKDNLKEQFLNEFLDFSDIKNDFIFEILKDYLFSLETEVMINKIIAGVRSDELEIKRNIFSLRVRRADIELPFFLNPMPNLYFQRDPVAMVGKGACINRMKTYARRREVMLTEYIIKYHDDFKETEVYYERNFPYSIEGGDILVLSDKVLAIGISQRTSPEAVEILAKKFLKENRDSFEKILAFIIPDNRAYMHLDTIFTMVDYDKFLVHANLRGDIDTFVIYKTAKGFDFTEEEMSLEEILKRHLNLDRVQLIKCGNGDIIASHREQWNDGSNCLAIEPGKVISYDRNYVTNRELENAGVEVLAIPSSELSRGRGGPRCASMPLIRRRLL, from the coding sequence ATGAAAATATCGATTTATTCTGAAATTGGAAAATTAGAAAAGATATTATTACATAGACCTGGTAATGAATTAGAAAATTTATCTCCTTATTATCTTTCGGATCTATTATTTGACGATATTCCTTATTTAGAAAAGGCTCAGCAAGAACATGATTATTTTGCAAATCTTTTACAGAGAAATGGGGTTGAAGTTTTATATCTTACAAAATTACTAAAAGAAACTCTTGAAAAGGATAATTTAAAAGAACAGTTTTTAAATGAGTTTTTAGATTTTTCGGATATAAAAAATGACTTTATCTTTGAAATTTTAAAAGATTATTTGTTTTCTCTTGAGACAGAGGTTATGATAAATAAAATTATCGCAGGTGTCAGATCGGATGAGTTGGAAATAAAAAGAAATATCTTTTCCTTGAGAGTTAGACGTGCAGATATAGAATTGCCATTTTTTTTGAATCCTATGCCAAATCTTTATTTTCAAAGAGACCCCGTTGCTATGGTTGGAAAAGGTGCCTGTATTAATCGAATGAAAACTTATGCAAGAAGAAGAGAAGTTATGTTAACCGAGTATATAATAAAATATCATGATGATTTTAAAGAAACAGAAGTATATTACGAGAGAAATTTCCCATATTCAATAGAAGGTGGAGATATTTTAGTTTTAAGTGACAAAGTTTTGGCTATAGGAATATCTCAGAGAACTTCTCCTGAAGCAGTTGAAATACTCGCCAAAAAGTTTTTAAAAGAAAATAGAGATTCATTTGAAAAAATTTTAGCATTCATCATACCAGATAATAGAGCATACATGCACTTAGATACAATATTTACTATGGTAGATTACGATAAATTCCTTGTCCATGCAAATTTAAGAGGGGATATAGACACATTTGTAATTTACAAAACTGCAAAAGGGTTTGATTTTACTGAAGAAGAAATGTCTTTAGAAGAAATATTAAAAAGGCACTTGAACTTAGATAGAGTGCAATTGATAAAATGTGGAAACGGAGACATCATTGCTTCTCATAGAGAACAATGGAATGATGGGTCAAATTGTTTGGCAATTGAGCCTGGAAAGGTAATATCCTACGATCGAAATTATGTAACAAATAGAGAGTTGGAAAATGCTGGCGTAGAGGTTCTTGCCATACCATCTAGTGAATTATCAAGAGGCAGAGGTGGACCCAGATGCGCAAGTATGCCTCTAATAAGGAGGAGATTGTTATGA
- a CDS encoding cation:proton antiporter subunit C produces MNAYEIAAFITIFIGLFGVIIKKDLILKFINLGVFQSGVVLFFVLLAFDYHSPIIVLGVDSYSDPLIHSFLLTVIVIGFANLALMLVFAMILFLKFKTYNVDEIESKIKNDDFKKE; encoded by the coding sequence ATGAATGCTTATGAAATAGCTGCTTTTATAACAATTTTTATTGGGTTATTTGGAGTTATTATAAAAAAAGATCTTATTTTAAAATTTATAAATCTTGGAGTTTTTCAAAGCGGAGTTGTTTTGTTTTTCGTTCTTTTAGCCTTTGATTATCATTCCCCTATTATTGTGTTAGGAGTTGACAGCTATTCGGACCCCTTGATCCATTCCTTTTTATTAACAGTTATAGTTATAGGATTTGCAAATCTTGCTTTAATGCTGGTTTTTGCCATGATACTTTTTTTAAAGTTCAAAACATATAATGTTGATGAAATAGAAAGTAAAATAAAAAATGATGATTTTAAAAAGGAATGA
- a CDS encoding monovalent cation/H+ antiporter complex subunit F → MTNILEIFLLVSMLITLIKFMFTASKWEKVLAYSSFSSKAVLLMLVFAFISDQLFLLDVIIIFLILNVWGIVIISIFLERKGDIK, encoded by the coding sequence TTGACAAACATTTTAGAAATATTTCTTCTTGTTTCAATGTTAATAACACTTATAAAATTTATGTTCACAGCTTCTAAATGGGAAAAGGTTCTTGCTTATTCTTCTTTTTCTTCAAAAGCTGTTTTATTAATGTTAGTATTTGCTTTTATTTCAGATCAATTATTTTTATTGGACGTGATAATCATTTTTTTGATTTTAAACGTATGGGGAATAGTGATTATTTCAATTTTTTTAGAGAGAAAAGGTGATATAAAATGA
- a CDS encoding CTP synthase has translation MAKKYIIVSGGVLSGIGKGVTSASIGRLLKELGIKVNSLKIDPYLNVDAGTMNPNQHGEVFVTEDGYEADLDLGHYERFLGIEMKKFNNMTAGQVYKYVIEKEREGKYLGATVQMVPHVTQRIKERIEEIETDVLLIEIGGTVGDIEGEIFLEAVRELSFEKGRDNFMFIHVTFVPYLNITNEFKTKPTQQSVQLLRRIGIQPDMILVRTEKEIDLPSLEKIALFGGVPLQYVVNVPDLSNIYEVPELLYEKDIHSLICKKLNISVPQKIESINWKCPRIFKNLKIAMISKYLGTDDAYKSIIESIFLSGANKPEIVNAEELEEMKEETLGIFLSKYQGIIIPGGFGKRAIEGKIKAIKYARENKIPILGICLGMQLMVVEFARNVMGYKNANSTEFDESTPYPVIDLMEEQKRLLNLGGTMRLGAQKIEILPNTKLFDIYGRQVETYERHRHRYEVNYHEFNNMFETPEENENKLTISAKTDFVEAVELKNHPFFVGIQYHPEFKSKVGNPHPIFVKFIEEVEKIK, from the coding sequence ATGGCCAAAAAATATATAATTGTTTCTGGGGGCGTTTTGAGTGGCATAGGCAAAGGGGTTACTTCTGCTTCAATTGGAAGACTTCTCAAAGAGTTGGGTATAAAGGTTAATTCTTTAAAAATAGATCCTTATTTGAATGTAGACGCTGGAACTATGAACCCTAATCAGCATGGGGAAGTTTTCGTTACTGAAGATGGTTACGAAGCTGACCTTGATTTAGGTCATTACGAAAGATTTTTAGGTATAGAAATGAAGAAGTTTAACAACATGACAGCAGGTCAAGTTTATAAATATGTTATTGAGAAAGAAAGAGAAGGTAAGTATTTGGGTGCTACTGTTCAGATGGTTCCTCATGTTACTCAGCGAATTAAAGAGAGAATAGAAGAAATTGAAACTGATGTGTTATTGATAGAGATTGGTGGAACTGTTGGAGATATTGAAGGAGAAATATTTTTAGAAGCTGTCAGAGAACTATCTTTTGAAAAGGGTAGAGACAATTTTATGTTTATTCATGTTACCTTTGTTCCATATTTGAACATAACCAACGAATTTAAAACTAAACCTACTCAACAGTCTGTTCAACTTTTAAGAAGAATTGGGATTCAACCAGATATGATTTTGGTAAGAACTGAAAAAGAAATAGATTTACCAAGTCTTGAAAAAATTGCTTTATTTGGTGGAGTGCCTTTACAATACGTAGTAAACGTACCAGATTTGAGTAATATTTATGAAGTTCCTGAATTGTTGTATGAAAAGGATATTCATTCTCTAATATGTAAAAAACTTAATATTTCTGTTCCGCAAAAAATTGAAAGCATAAATTGGAAATGTCCAAGGATATTTAAAAATTTAAAGATTGCTATGATATCAAAGTATTTGGGTACAGATGATGCTTACAAAAGTATAATAGAAAGCATATTTTTGAGTGGAGCTAATAAACCTGAGATAGTTAATGCCGAAGAATTAGAAGAAATGAAAGAAGAAACTTTGGGGATTTTTTTAAGTAAATATCAAGGTATAATTATTCCGGGAGGATTCGGTAAAAGAGCAATAGAAGGTAAAATAAAAGCTATAAAATATGCCAGAGAAAACAAAATCCCAATTTTAGGTATATGTTTGGGAATGCAATTAATGGTTGTTGAATTTGCAAGAAATGTTATGGGATATAAAAACGCCAATTCCACAGAGTTTGATGAAAGTACACCTTATCCTGTAATAGATTTGATGGAGGAACAGAAAAGGTTATTAAACTTAGGTGGTACAATGAGATTGGGAGCTCAAAAGATAGAAATATTACCAAATACAAAACTTTTTGATATATACGGTAGACAAGTAGAAACATATGAAAGACATAGGCATAGATATGAAGTTAATTATCATGAATTTAATAATATGTTCGAAACGCCAGAAGAAAACGAAAATAAACTTACTATATCTGCAAAAACAGATTTCGTTGAAGCGGTTGAACTTAAAAATCATCCATTTTTTGTGGGAATTCAATATCATCCTGAATTTAAGTCAAAGGTGGGAAACCCACATCCTATTTTTGTAAAATTTATAGAGGAAGTAGAAAAAATCAAATAA
- a CDS encoding alpha-amylase family glycosyl hydrolase: MIFYELYLRSFYDSNEDGLGDLKGLKEKLDYLVELGVDHVWLLPIMKSPAFHGYTVSNFYEVNPVYGNLNDVKEVLSEGHKKGIKFVLDLPINHVAVTSDWFQKALKGEEPYKDWFVWANEKADLNEKRHWDDSKIWQKIGNKYFYGIFGPASPDLYFERKELWQEIKNIFKFWLDAGFDGFRLDAAKHIFDFDTETMRFKYQHEKNVEFWKEMISFIKSIKNEALVISEVWDAPEIVRKYEGIFDIGFNFPIAEDLKTTLKDENTQRFVETLNKCIPEYLPTGKVFSASGNFLTNHDMTRILSDLKSEEKVKLGFSIIYTLPGIPFIYYGEEIGMKGIPIDVNFTEDSQEPFHWYENGFGLGQTEWKGYKFNPPYSGNSYEEQAKDRNSILNIVKNLIKFRKNNSWIDNAKIDILNFDQNVVKLKVYDQLNEIIAYYNLKSSNSSFFLENGTRLLSIGENIIDGKNLKLAPYGVYVVKHK, translated from the coding sequence ATGATATTTTATGAACTATATTTAAGATCTTTTTATGATTCAAACGAAGATGGATTGGGTGATTTAAAAGGTTTAAAAGAAAAACTTGATTATCTTGTTGAATTAGGTGTAGATCATGTTTGGTTACTGCCTATAATGAAATCACCGGCCTTTCATGGTTATACTGTTTCTAATTTCTATGAAGTTAATCCCGTATATGGTAATCTAAACGATGTAAAAGAGGTTTTGAGCGAAGGCCATAAAAAAGGAATCAAATTTGTTCTTGATCTTCCTATAAATCATGTTGCTGTTACATCAGATTGGTTTCAAAAAGCTTTAAAAGGAGAAGAACCTTATAAGGATTGGTTCGTTTGGGCTAATGAAAAAGCTGATTTAAATGAAAAAAGACATTGGGATGATAGTAAAATATGGCAAAAAATTGGGAATAAATATTTTTATGGAATATTTGGCCCTGCTTCACCTGATCTTTATTTTGAAAGAAAAGAACTTTGGCAAGAAATAAAAAATATCTTTAAATTTTGGTTGGATGCAGGATTTGATGGTTTTAGATTAGATGCAGCTAAGCATATTTTTGATTTTGACACTGAAACTATGAGATTTAAATATCAACATGAAAAGAACGTAGAGTTTTGGAAGGAAATGATTTCTTTTATAAAATCTATAAAGAACGAAGCATTAGTTATAAGCGAGGTTTGGGATGCTCCCGAGATAGTGAGAAAATATGAAGGAATTTTTGACATTGGATTTAATTTTCCAATAGCTGAAGATTTAAAAACCACTTTAAAAGATGAAAACACTCAAAGGTTTGTAGAAACTTTAAATAAATGTATACCTGAATATTTGCCTACTGGTAAGGTTTTTTCGGCTTCTGGTAACTTTTTAACTAATCACGATATGACACGTATATTATCAGATTTGAAAAGTGAAGAGAAAGTTAAGTTGGGATTTTCTATAATATATACTTTACCAGGCATTCCTTTCATATATTACGGTGAAGAAATAGGAATGAAAGGTATTCCTATAGATGTGAATTTTACAGAAGATAGTCAAGAACCGTTTCATTGGTATGAAAATGGTTTTGGATTAGGTCAAACGGAATGGAAAGGCTATAAATTCAATCCACCTTATTCTGGTAATTCTTACGAAGAGCAAGCAAAAGATAGAAATTCTATACTAAATATCGTTAAAAACCTCATTAAATTCAGAAAAAACAACAGTTGGATAGACAATGCAAAGATCGATATTTTGAATTTTGACCAAAATGTGGTAAAATTAAAGGTGTATGACCAATTAAACGAAATTATTGCTTATTATAACCTAAAATCTTCAAATAGCTCGTTTTTTCTCGAAAATGGTACAAGATTGTTGTCCATAGGGGAAAATATAATTGATGGAAAAAATCTGAAATTAGCACCTTATGGAGTTTATGTTGTAAAACATAAGTAG
- a CDS encoding transglycosylase SLT domain-containing protein, giving the protein MRFKKTMSFYIMVMFSVIFFSISPSLEISEEDIKADIKLKTVLYDYIATQYKLATEKDMPEERLYLLVDAIMEASKVFDISPIMIVAVIDTETTFKNIIGPYGEIGYMQIKPTTAKYIVEKNILLFESLGYNNTDLDWIRERLLVDPRFNILVGTGYLKYLIEEHEDIYMALGWYNGGGNTYYANKVVYKVNAISIKYPII; this is encoded by the coding sequence ATGAGATTTAAAAAAACGATGTCCTTTTATATTATGGTAATGTTTTCTGTGATTTTTTTCTCTATTTCTCCTTCTTTAGAAATTAGTGAAGAAGATATTAAGGCCGATATTAAACTCAAGACCGTTTTGTACGATTATATAGCAACTCAGTATAAATTAGCTACAGAAAAGGATATGCCGGAAGAAAGATTGTATTTATTAGTTGATGCTATTATGGAAGCATCTAAGGTTTTTGATATTTCACCCATAATGATAGTAGCTGTTATTGATACCGAAACTACTTTTAAAAACATCATAGGACCTTATGGTGAAATAGGATACATGCAAATTAAGCCTACAACTGCTAAATACATCGTAGAGAAAAATATTTTGCTGTTTGAAAGTTTAGGTTACAACAATACAGATTTAGATTGGATTAGAGAGAGATTACTGGTTGATCCACGTTTTAATATATTAGTTGGAACAGGATATTTAAAATATTTGATAGAAGAACATGAAGACATTTATATGGCTTTAGGCTGGTATAACGGTGGTGGAAATACATATTATGCCAATAAAGTAGTATACAAAGTAAATGCCATATCTATTAAATATCCGATAATTTAA
- a CDS encoding monovalent cation/H(+) antiporter subunit G, translating to MIISNIFLVSGIVFLIIGTIGLFTMEDLYSKIQAVGVSDTVGVFSIMVALILRYPEIVGRLSIIAVLVLILNPVISSIIGYSAAKSGEKLGKKN from the coding sequence ATGATTATTTCAAATATTTTTTTAGTTAGTGGCATAGTGTTTTTAATAATTGGAACTATAGGGTTGTTCACAATGGAAGATCTTTATTCAAAAATTCAAGCTGTAGGGGTATCGGATACGGTAGGAGTATTTTCTATAATGGTAGCATTGATTTTAAGATATCCTGAAATAGTTGGAAGATTGTCTATAATTGCTGTTCTTGTTCTGATTTTGAATCCTGTAATATCTTCTATTATAGGTTACAGCGCGGCTAAATCTGGTGAAAAGTTAGGGAAAAAGAACTAA
- a CDS encoding hydrogenase subunit MbhD domain-containing protein — protein sequence MNLSIIFLLGCLIIFALYTLIQDNHLYAIIGYGIFSVSLSVLFFLLNAPDVAFVEITVGAAFVIFIYILAIKKNAEITIYYLETPYLIEKKDNKLHGFEYEIIKNFLERKGLDADFIKVDDASVLEKLKDHGAILVGGIIFEDNKEFLASKPIINSKLYVIGEPKKAPVGIFLPDIETFQQNDLDNDFVIDEIRLQTLKNSLEKLETTDLKIFKRSGYRIIFSKKDSSLLKDFNKYISEIKKDRKYYKNLIRRYFG from the coding sequence ATGAATCTATCTATAATTTTTTTATTGGGATGTTTAATAATTTTTGCTTTATACACTTTAATACAAGATAATCATTTGTATGCAATTATAGGATACGGAATTTTTTCAGTTTCCTTATCGGTTTTATTTTTCCTTTTAAACGCTCCAGATGTTGCTTTTGTAGAGATTACCGTAGGAGCAGCTTTTGTAATATTTATATATATTTTAGCCATTAAAAAAAATGCGGAAATAACAATTTATTATCTTGAAACTCCATATTTGATAGAAAAAAAAGATAATAAATTGCACGGTTTTGAGTATGAAATTATTAAGAATTTTTTAGAAAGGAAAGGTTTAGACGCAGATTTTATAAAAGTAGATGACGCATCTGTATTAGAAAAATTAAAAGATCACGGGGCAATATTAGTTGGAGGAATAATTTTTGAAGATAACAAAGAATTTCTTGCTTCTAAACCCATTATTAATTCTAAACTTTATGTAATAGGAGAACCTAAAAAAGCTCCTGTAGGAATTTTTCTTCCTGATATAGAGACCTTTCAACAAAATGATTTAGATAATGATTTTGTTATCGATGAAATTAGATTACAGACCTTAAAGAATAGTTTAGAAAAATTGGAAACTACGGATTTAAAAATTTTTAAACGCTCTGGATATAGAATAATTTTCTCAAAAAAAGATAGTTCCCTATTAAAGGATTTTAATAAATATATTAGCGAAATAAAAAAAGATAGAAAATATTATAAAAATCTAATACGGAGGTACTTTGGATGA
- a CDS encoding Na+/H+ antiporter subunit E, protein MTYIFLFFIWSVLINDFSDLSIILGISMVFITVKLTNLFFKNTIYGTIQLLIYSIGSILKMYKNTFQFIPLIFYKRHSGITHIDMKGKSDFEKAAISISVTLTPKTLALYEEDETLIIHKVSSNSEEIHEIESEWEEDIF, encoded by the coding sequence ATGACGTATATATTTTTATTTTTTATTTGGAGTGTTTTAATAAATGACTTTTCAGATCTATCAATAATATTAGGCATTTCAATGGTTTTTATTACAGTGAAACTAACAAACTTATTTTTTAAAAATACAATTTATGGAACTATTCAACTTTTAATTTATAGTATTGGTAGCATTTTAAAAATGTACAAAAATACTTTTCAATTTATACCTCTTATTTTCTATAAAAGACATTCAGGAATAACTCATATTGACATGAAAGGAAAGTCAGATTTTGAAAAAGCGGCCATATCAATATCTGTTACTTTGACGCCTAAAACACTTGCTTTGTATGAAGAAGATGAAACGTTAATTATTCATAAAGTATCTTCAAACTCAGAAGAAATCCACGAGATCGAAAGTGAATGGGAGGAAGACATCTTTTGA
- the acpP gene encoding acyl carrier protein, which yields MTKDELFEKVKEIIVDTLSVDEDEVTLDASFTDDLDADSLELVDLTMAFETEFGVTIEDDELEKIKTVENAVDILAEKLNVDDEE from the coding sequence ATGACAAAAGACGAATTATTTGAAAAGGTAAAAGAAATAATAGTAGATACATTGAGTGTAGACGAAGACGAAGTGACTTTGGATGCTTCTTTTACAGATGACCTTGATGCAGATTCTTTGGAATTAGTTGATTTGACAATGGCTTTCGAAACTGAGTTTGGTGTTACAATAGAAGATGACGAGTTAGAAAAAATTAAAACCGTTGAAAATGCAGTCGATATTCTTGCAGAAAAATTGAATGTTGACGACGAGGAATAA